The Pseudobdellovibrionaceae bacterium region GGATTTGGATTCGAAGTTCAGTTGGACGGAGCGGACCTCGGCGCGGGCTTGGCTCGTGCCTTCGGGAGTGGTCGAGCTTTGGCTGACCCGCAGGGGTTTGAGGTCAACGCTGCCGGCGAAGTTCGTTTGGCGTTCGTCGGCTTGTCCCGAGATTTTGATGCGGGTGCCGGTGGATCGCGCTTCGAGCTCCGTGCCTTCGCCGGTTTGGCGGAAGCGGATCTCTGCGGTTTGCAAATCGAGGTCACGCAGATCGACGGCGAGGGGAAGTTCGGGACGATCGAAAGCGGGGACTTCGACTGTCGGGATTTTGAAATCGTCCTTCGGGGGCGCCTCTTCCACGGGCCCCGCCACGCGGTGGAAGTCGCCCGAAAGTCCCTCGATCTTCGCGTGGTAAATGACGGCGCGGCGGCGCTCGTCGGTCAGCTCAACGTCCGCATCCAGAAGAGGGAGCGTGAAGGTCCCGGTGACGGGCAGCGGGGCTTTCAGTTCGCCGCGCAGATTTTTGAGCGTGATCGTGAAGCGAAGACCGCCGCGCCAGCCGAGTTGCAGGTCGGGCTGCTGCAGTTCCGCTCCGTGTTCGCGCGCGACGCTTTGGATTTCCGACCACAAACGGGTCTTCACCCAAAAGTAGCCGCCGACGCCCACGGCGCCGAGGACCAAAACAAAAACTAAAAAAGCGATCCCGAGCTTCTTCAGCATGTGGTGGCGGGACTATTTCTTCTTTGCGGGTGTTTTGGAGGCCGGCTCCGCCTTGTAGCCGAGCTTCTCGATGCGCTTCATGATGTCCGCGTTATCGGCGGTTTGGCCCGGTTTGGTTTCGATGATCAGTTCACCGGTTTGTTTTTTGGTGTCCACCAGATTCGCTTCGCATTTCGCGAAGTCGCCCTTGGCGCAGATCTCTTTTTCGATGGCGGCCTTGCAGGCCCCGCAGTGCATCCCGCTCACGTTGAATTGCAAAGGGGCCGCGAAGGCGAAGGAGGTCGAAAGCAGAATTGACGGCAGTAAAACGGACTTCATGGGAACCTCCGGATGAGGGGCTCAGCGTAGCGATTTCGTCTCGGAAAATCACCGAAAGAAAGTGCGTCGTGGATTTGCCAACCCGCAGAAAATGTCCTTACACTCAAAGCATGCCGGAAATCTTGAAGACGCAGGTGGTGGGGGAGTCGATCGTGGTGCGAAAGCCACATGATCTTCACTTCCGGAAGCTGTTCCCGCTGGCGTGGAAGCCCCTGATCGACGCTTACCAAAAAGGCCTGCCGCCGTCGCGGGTGTTACAAGACGGAATCGAAAAGTCGAGTCCGGTGCGGCTGCGGGATTGGATCGAGTTCGTGCGTGAAGTGGAGGGCAAGGTCCCCGGCGACGCGGGACTTTTGCGCAAACTGCGTGAATTCGACGTCGCCCCCGGTTGGTTCGAGTACCGGCTTTTTGAGTTGAAACTTTGGAGTGAGCGCAATGTCTGGGCTCGTTTCTATCCGGGATTTTATTTTCTAGGTTTTCTGACGATGGCGCTCGCGGGTCTGCGCGTGCTTTCGGGATTTGATTTGCGGCATTTTCTTTGGGTGAACGGCAGCTTCGAGCTCGCCTTCGTGGGGCTTTTTTTGGGGCTTTCGCTGTTGGGGCTGACGAAGGGTGTGGTGCTCGTGGCGATGCACCTTCTGGCGACGGGTTCTTGGCCCGAGACGCGGATCGCTTTTCGCGGTTTGATGATCGATCTCGATGTTGATGCCTCCCCGGTCGAGGCTCACCGTTTGAAAAGCGTGAAGCTCTTCTACTTCACGACGTCGGCTCTGCTTTATCTTGCGGGCGCGGCCTTTTGGGGCGCGTTTTCTTTGCCGGGCCTGAACGCGGCTAGCCTTTCGGTGCTGGGACTCTTGATGACGTTTTTGTCGCTGAATCCGCGGCGTCGGGGCGAGGTCTCGAAGATCTTCGGCATCTTGTATCCGCAGTGGAAGGTGCGTCGCGCGCTCAGCTATCTGGAGAACCGCGCGCTCTTCGCTTTTTTCAAGCGCGGACGTTGGATTCAAGATGAAAGTCAGCTTTTGCGTTACGCGCTCTTGTGTCTTTTGTGGTCTGCGGGTTTTCTGGCCTTCTTGATCGGGCTGGTCGTAGCGAACGGGCAGGATCTGTGGCTCGCGCTGGGGCATACGCGCGGAAGCGCTTGGGGCTCGGTGATTTTGATGCTGCTGATTTTCGCGGGCATCACCGCGACGGTCGTCTCGGAGTTGTGGCGACTTCTCGCGCGGCATTTTCTGTTCTTGTTCCAGCGGCCGCTGCGGGACTTCTCGCGCAACCGCTCGATCCGCACCGAACGTCGTTTCGATCCCGCGCAGATCCGGCGTTTCCTGTCAGCGTCGCCGCTTTTTCATGGGGCCGCAGAGGCATCTTTGGACGCGTTTTTGGAGTGCGGAGTGATCCAAATCGTAAAGCCCGGACAGTCCCTCATCGTTCAGGGGAACGTCGGCACCGAACTTTTCGTGTTGCTCGAGGGCGAGGCCGTCGTGCGACGTCTGGATGAGGCCGGCGAAGCGCAGGATCTGGCGGTGCTGTCGAAGGGCGCGGTTTTCGGCGAGATGTCGCTTCTGCGAAATACGGTGCGCACGGCGAGCGTCGTGGCGCTCAGTCCTCTGCGCGTCTTCATGATGCCGAACAGCGAGTTCGCACGGATCTTCCAGGGTGAAAACATCCGCATGATCGAGCGGAGGATCGCGCTGTCGGGCGTGCTCGGCGACTCCAGCGTTTTTCAAGATCTGCCCGCCGAGACCTTGCAGATCATTTTGAGCTACGGCGAGTTCCGCGAGTTTAAAAAGGGCGAGCTTTTGATCGAACACGGCGATCGCGACAAGGATTTCTACATCGTTTTGCGCGGCGAGGTTGAGGCCGTGCGGGCGGGCGATATGCGGCTGAACGTGATCGGTCCGGCGGGGTTTTTCGGAGAGGTTTCGCTTTTCGAGAACCGGCCGCGCTCGGCCTCGATCCGCGCGCTCGCGGACGGCGTCGCCCTGAAGCTGCCGTTCGACGGATTCTGGCGGATGGTCGACCAGAACCCCGCGCTCGCGGCCCACATCCAAGAACTCAGCTGGCTCCGCCGCGAAACGCCCGATAATCTGGCAGATTCCCGCCTTTAGGGCGGCGCGGCTTCGCCGGGTCTGCTCAAAAAAAGGCGTTGGCAGCGGGATCTTTTCTCCCTATATCTTGTGTCTCTTTCTTACCGCCGCGGGGTGGTAGTTAAGTTGGTTATAACGTCCGCCTGTCACGCGGAAGGCCGCGGGTTCGAGTCCCGTCCACCCCGCCAAATCACCTGCCATCGTCGTTCGCTTCGCTCAGCTCCCGGTTTATTCGGCGGGGTGTTGTCTGTTGGGCCCATCGCTTCGCGCTGGTCCTGTTGCGGCCTTCGCCGCGACTCTCTAAATCACTTCGCGTTGTCGTTCGCTTTACTCACTCCGCAGGTTCTGGCGGGGATTGTTTCATCGCTAAGGCGATGGATCTGTCACGGCTTCGCCGTGGCTTCTCGCTCGGGACTCGTGTTTGGCGCGCTCGCTGCGCTCCCTACCGCTTCACCCGCAAACTCTTCCCATGAACCTCGCGGTACGCGGGCCACGGACCAAGAGCCGACGCTTCGTATACGCCACGGGCGACGGCGCGAGCCAGGCAATCTGCGGCGACGAGGCCCACGCGGTTCACGAGATCGGCGCGGGACTCCACATCCTTGCCCCACTCGCCCGTCGAGGCCGCGAAGACCGTGTCGCCGTCGAAGGGCGTGTGCACGGGGCGGATCGAGCGCGCGTATCCGTCTTGCGCCATGATCGCCACGCGCTGGGCTTCGGACTTCGTGAGTTTCGCGTTCGTCGCGACCAAGCCGATCGTGGTGTTCTCGCCCGCGCGGGGCGCGAGGTTGTCCAGCGGCGAGCCGGTCCACGCTTCGCCCGGGGATTGAAAGTCGATCCCGGACGTCGGGAGCGGTTGTCCGCCCATCTCGTCGGCCTGCTCGTAAGGCCACGCCCACAGCGAGGACTGGCCCGGCATTACGGGACTGCCGACGCAGTTCACGGCAACGATGGCGCCGACCTGCAAGCCGTCGCCCGAAACCGACGATGCGCTTCCGAGTCCGCCTTTGAACGCGCCGGCTTTCGCGCCGTAACCCGCACCCGCGTTGCCAAGTTTGAAATCCTGCGAAGCCGCGTTCAGTGCCGCAAGGCCCAGCTCCGCGTAGGGGGATTTCGCGCCCCACTCTTTGTTGCCGCCGTTCAAAAGATCAAATAGCACCGTGCTCGGTACGATGGGCGCGCGCGCGGGACCGATGGGAAAGCCGATGCCTTTCGAGGCCAGCATGTCCGTCACCGCCGAGGACGCGCCCAGGCCGAAGACCGAACCGCCGCTCAGCACGACCGCGTCCACGCGGTCCACCAAGCAGCTTGGCTGAAGGGCGTCGGTGTCGCGCGTTCCGGGGGCGCCGCCACGCACGTCCGCCGCGACCACCGCCGTCGAGTCGAAAAGGATCACCGAAACGCCGCTCCAGACTTTGGCGTCTTCGGCTTGGCCGACCCGAATGGATTCCACGTCGGTGATGCGATTGCGGGGGCCAGGACGGAAGTTGTGGTTCATGGGCGATCTCCTTTTCGAAAAAAAGATAGGCAATAAAATCCCGCAAGGGAAGTCTTGAATCAACCCGCGTCGATCAGCGAAACTGAAACACGTATGGCACTGAATCCGGTCGAGCAAAGCTATTGGGAAAGCTATCTGCGCACCTTGCCTGAAGGGGAGCGACCGAACGACGCGGTCGTCAGCGCGGGCTATGCGGGAAATCCGGAATTGACCGACGAGCTGTTGGCCCTCTACTTCGCGGGAAAAAAGACGGCGGGCAGCAGCCTGCTCGAGGATTTTCAGTCGGCGGGGGATTCGCTGCCGCAAGTGGGCAACCACTGGATCTACCTCAACCGCCGTGGCGAGCCCTGCTGCATTCTGAAAACGGAAAGAATCGTGATGCACAAGTTCAAAGATGTTCCTCCTGAAATCGCCGCCGCCGAAGGCGAGGGGGACGGCTCTTTGGAGTATTGGCGTCGCGTGCACCGCGAGATCTACACGCCGTTCTTGGCAAAGTGGGGCGTTCATGATTTGAACGAGGCCACGGTCAT contains the following coding sequences:
- a CDS encoding cyclic nucleotide-binding domain-containing protein produces the protein MPEILKTQVVGESIVVRKPHDLHFRKLFPLAWKPLIDAYQKGLPPSRVLQDGIEKSSPVRLRDWIEFVREVEGKVPGDAGLLRKLREFDVAPGWFEYRLFELKLWSERNVWARFYPGFYFLGFLTMALAGLRVLSGFDLRHFLWVNGSFELAFVGLFLGLSLLGLTKGVVLVAMHLLATGSWPETRIAFRGLMIDLDVDASPVEAHRLKSVKLFYFTTSALLYLAGAAFWGAFSLPGLNAASLSVLGLLMTFLSLNPRRRGEVSKIFGILYPQWKVRRALSYLENRALFAFFKRGRWIQDESQLLRYALLCLLWSAGFLAFLIGLVVANGQDLWLALGHTRGSAWGSVILMLLIFAGITATVVSELWRLLARHFLFLFQRPLRDFSRNRSIRTERRFDPAQIRRFLSASPLFHGAAEASLDAFLECGVIQIVKPGQSLIVQGNVGTELFVLLEGEAVVRRLDEAGEAQDLAVLSKGAVFGEMSLLRNTVRTASVVALSPLRVFMMPNSEFARIFQGENIRMIERRIALSGVLGDSSVFQDLPAETLQIILSYGEFREFKKGELLIEHGDRDKDFYIVLRGEVEAVRAGDMRLNVIGPAGFFGEVSLFENRPRSASIRALADGVALKLPFDGFWRMVDQNPALAAHIQELSWLRRETPDNLADSRL
- a CDS encoding P1 family peptidase codes for the protein MNHNFRPGPRNRITDVESIRVGQAEDAKVWSGVSVILFDSTAVVAADVRGGAPGTRDTDALQPSCLVDRVDAVVLSGGSVFGLGASSAVTDMLASKGIGFPIGPARAPIVPSTVLFDLLNGGNKEWGAKSPYAELGLAALNAASQDFKLGNAGAGYGAKAGAFKGGLGSASSVSGDGLQVGAIVAVNCVGSPVMPGQSSLWAWPYEQADEMGGQPLPTSGIDFQSPGEAWTGSPLDNLAPRAGENTTIGLVATNAKLTKSEAQRVAIMAQDGYARSIRPVHTPFDGDTVFAASTGEWGKDVESRADLVNRVGLVAADCLARAVARGVYEASALGPWPAYREVHGKSLRVKR
- a CDS encoding ASCH domain-containing protein is translated as MALNPVEQSYWESYLRTLPEGERPNDAVVSAGYAGNPELTDELLALYFAGKKTAGSSLLEDFQSAGDSLPQVGNHWIYLNRRGEPCCILKTERIVMHKFKDVPPEIAAAEGEGDGSLEYWRRVHREIYTPFLAKWGVHDLNEATVITEFFRIVYRSPNP